TGTCTATGCAACGCTTTTAAATCCGCTGTGGAATTTATGGAGCGCTGAAAACTGACAAAGGCAGTTAAAGTTTATCAGACAAGGGCATGACCCACGAGCACTTGACAAATTAAAATACAGAAGTTCTCGCATCACACTTGTGAGTCGCATATTAAACCATCATTGGCTTCCAAACTAGTAGTGGTGATGCCACAACTCCTGCTTGTAGGAACACATGTTAAACTGATTGaaggtgagcacagagaaactttGCCCTCGAGCCGTCTGCTCTTGTTAAACTCTACACATACGCCGTTCTGCACGGTGAAGTAACAATGAGCAGAGCACACgtcagacaggagtaccagcatggaagcaaagcaatgtactgctttggacaggggccggcagcaaaacgccttttagccacctaaaagaaaaggcccacctaaaaatatcaatatccgtttaagtgtacgctgtatttggaatattttcaccgctttatctcgccttcagacagccctttcccgACAGGGAAtcgaaagtgaaacttatctctgctctcttcaaagccagcaggctcagatgacaaaacgGTATCGATACGTTTCACTTtgacttcagttccccatcagaaaatattctaaacatagcatatatatatatttctgttaTCCCCTTTCAATTCCTCTTTGTCCGTGAACCATGGCTTCTGAAGCACAAAAGCATGCTCATGGACCCCCTAGACAGTCCAAGGTCCACCCACCAGTATCTCAACATCCTGTGGGAAACAGTGATGCATGCAGATTATGTACAGTAATTCATAGAGCGAACAGCAGTAATCTGCGTCTGATGCGTCTAGGTAGCTGAAGTTGTACTCAATACATTTGTCCAGGGTTGGCAGGTCTGAAGGAGGCATTCTAGCCTTGCTACAGTGACCAAATAGATTCATCATCACTAGAAGAAATGACAATTATACCTCCTCCTCGGTTAAAACTGACCTCCTGAACATAGTGTTACCTGTAACTGTTAAATGTCCTTCATCTTGTCCTTGAGCCTGATTATATCAGAAATGGAGACTTGAACTACATTTTGTGTCATTGCATTGCTCTCCATTTAATGATGACCGATACTTGAACTGATCTGTTTATGTGCTACTTCAGGGAAGAAAAGGGAGGCATCCGCACTCAACAAGCAAAACGAGGCGTCCGGGGAAGACGACAATGAACCGGCTGACCTGACTGCaaatgatgaaaacaaaaacaagaaaaagaagaaaaggaagaagaaaaagaaggcagTGCAGAGTGGAAGTGCAGCTGGTGAGGAAAATGCAGACGGACCTGAACAGACTGTGGCTCCAGCTCAAAGTGGAAATAAAGAGACTGAAGGAGGTCCAGAGTGTTCACAAGACACACAGAAGGAAGCACAGACACAGGGCTCCCTCTCATCTATAAAAGTGACAGAAGCAGCTACTCCAGAGAGCCAGTCAGAAACACTGCTTCTCTCTGAAGTAAAGAAACAGCCGACAGTTATAGTCATAGAAGACACCAGCGAACCAACCCCCTGCACCAGTGATAAGGACCAATCTGAAAAGGAGACTTCTGAGCTCAAACCTGAGGTGAtggagacagcagaggaggagcagactCCTGATAAAACAGAGCCAGAGATGTCCCCCGAAGCCCAGGCTACCGTCTCaggcaagaagaagaaaaagaagggcCTGAAGGCCAAACTACAAACAGATGAGATTGTGGCTGAATTGCAGGTCAATGGAGAAGAAGAGATCATACCAGCAAGTAGTGAGGAGTCAGCTGAAAAACAGGCAACGACGACACCTGAGACTGATGCTACAGCCCctgccaagaagaagaagaagaaggtccTGAAGGCCAAGAAGAATGTCAAGGAGGTTGAGGGCGAATCACAAGTCCATAGTGTGAGCACAGAAGCAGATTCCCCATCGATACTTTGTGAGGATTCAGAGGAAGCTTGCCCAACCGTCCAACTCGTGGCGCCAACTGATTCTACAAACCCATGCAGTAAGAAGGGTAAGAAAAAGAACCTCAAGGCTAATGAAGTACTAAAGGTTGAGGCTGAGGCACAGCTCGAGGTAGAGGGAAAACACACATCAGCTGGTGAGGAAACATCACAAGATGCCGCCGCAGTGCCACTtaaaaagaagacaaagaaaaagggCAAGCAGGGAGATGCAACATTGGATGAAAGCACCGTAACCCCGCTGAataagaagaggaaaaagaataaaaaagaatCGGAAGCGGAAGAGGAAGGAGCGGCGGTGGAAGCCCCTCAGTCGGTGGATGCTGAGATCACCATGACAACAccagcaaagaagaagaaaaagaagttgGCAGCAGCCCAATTGGAGGTGAAAGATCAAACCCAGTCGCAGGTGGTCGGCAGTGTTGACGCAGAGCTCTCACTGGGTGAAGCTGAAGCGGTCTCTTCCTCCGGGAAACCggccaagaagaagaaaaggaagatCCCCGTGACGTTTGAGTACGAGGTCGATGAGCTTGAGGCGGCTGCACAGGAGGCTACATCCATCAACGGGCTCGCAGAAGAAGAAACCGGCGTCAAGGCGAAACCAGGCAGTGTGAGTATTTAATGAGGTTAAATGGTTCAGATGAGATGAGACTGAATTGCCAGACTGCCTGATAACACTGAGGCATCATTGAGCCgtaaactgatttttttctccatttcagGCTAAAAAGTCACAGAAGAAGACGAAGGCTTCCCCAGCGTCGGCGTCTGACTTCATGACGTTTCAGAGCAACGCTACAGTCCCGACACCGCTCTTCTGCAAAACCAAGAAGAGCCCCAAAACCCCGCTGTCCAGCAAGAAAGTAAAAGTGAGTAAAACAGTCACAACTAAGCATCATCAGAGTTTGTTCTCACAGATTACAAAAGAACCTTTTTAGGTGTAACCTGGACAAACTATCTGCATGCTTAGATGTtaagttagaaattccagtattgtGACACCACTACCGAGATCACAGCTGGAGCTAAGCAAGGGGtaacaaccatagactgtatatatagctggaggacacgtctccacttcctcccgaTCTCAAAATCTAAAATATCCCGGAGACGgtagctgccatcttgagattttggcgtcatttggagccagagtttgtgcagtagtgatcggaGGACAGAGCCGCGGTATCAAGGTCCCGCCCCACACACCCGCACAAACCAATCGTAAGCTGACCGCAGCTTTTTTGACGTGACAGAGACCTAGCTGCTGCGTTAGCTACTCAGCTGAAAAAGACTGATGCTACAACCCTGCCA
This DNA window, taken from Sebastes fasciatus isolate fSebFas1 chromosome 14, fSebFas1.pri, whole genome shotgun sequence, encodes the following:
- the rrp1 gene encoding uncharacterized protein rrp1 isoform X1, whose translation is MASIQEPEVQLAQRLASNEKPVRTKAIKKLRKYINVRSQSDIGGFTGDELLKLWKGLFYCLWMQDKPLLQEELSNQISTLIHSFHHIDSQLLYLESFLQTFKREWTGIDRLRMDKFFQLVRFMFRQTFEMLKRKNWESSLVGRFLELLNAQLLQSSSGAPCGLQFHILDLYMTELAAVGSAELTADQNLIFIEPFCKTAAKTKDRSLFRAICNSLLGTIIDQAPFAIDDLMKEVKGAEASDSDSGQASEEDDQEDQPEEKISKPVSKKGTWKQMNGNISNEAEEDDSDELLHLEDSDSEGSCDEDDEEVGPVLQFDYAALADKLFALASRNSTPSRNRQRLYKIINVLRDLNEGIFPQDECPEEVSTDEDDDMFCSRKRMKRGGRPTKDDEEGGPAAKKRKKREASALNKQNEASGEDDNEPADLTANDENKNKKKKKRKKKKKAVQSGSAAGEENADGPEQTVAPAQSGNKETEGGPECSQDTQKEAQTQGSLSSIKVTEAATPESQSETLLLSEVKKQPTVIVIEDTSEPTPCTSDKDQSEKETSELKPEVMETAEEEQTPDKTEPEMSPEAQATVSGKKKKKKGLKAKLQTDEIVAELQVNGEEEIIPASSEESAEKQATTTPETDATAPAKKKKKKVLKAKKNVKEVEGESQVHSVSTEADSPSILCEDSEEACPTVQLVAPTDSTNPCSKKGKKKNLKANEVLKVEAEAQLEVEGKHTSAGEETSQDAAAVPLKKKTKKKGKQGDATLDESTVTPLNKKRKKNKKESEAEEEGAAVEAPQSVDAEITMTTPAKKKKKKLAAAQLEVKDQTQSQVVGSVDAELSLGEAEAVSSSGKPAKKKKRKIPVTFEYEVDELEAAAQEATSINGLAEEETGVKAKPGSAKKSQKKTKASPASASDFMTFQSNATVPTPLFCKTKKSPKTPLSSKKVKKNQTPKSESKKVTFGLKNNKTAEFRKTDRSLLVSPDGSSRVPFDPEQKPKFGVLKSPPTPVSARKTPKANKKILRKSTPKRRPTAADFF
- the rrp1 gene encoding uncharacterized protein rrp1 isoform X2, encoding MASIQEPEVQLAQRLASNEKPVRTKAIKKLRKYINVRSQSDIGGFTGDELLKLWKGLFYCLWMQDKPLLQEELSNQISTLIHSFHHIDSQLLYLESFLQTFKREWTGIDRLRMDKFFQLVRFMFRQTFEMLKRKNWESSLVGRFLELLNAQLLQSSSGAPCGLQFHILDLYMTELAAVGSAELTADQNLIFIEPFCKTAAKTKDRSLFRAICNSLLGTIIDQAPFAIDDLMKEVKGAEASDSDSGQASEEDDQEDQPEEKISKPVSKKGTWKQMNGNISNEAEEDDSDELLHLEDSDSEGSCDEDDEEVGPVLQFDYAALADKLFALASRNSTPSRNRQRLYKIINVLRDLNEGIFPQDECPEEVSTDEDDDMFCSRKRMKRGGRPTKDDEEGGPAAKKRKKREASALNKQNEASGEDDNEPADLTANDENKNKKKKKRKKKKKAVQSGSAAGEENADGPEQTVAPAQSGNKETEGGPECSQDTQKEAQTQGSLSSIKVTEAATPESQSETLLLSEVKKQPTVIVIEDTSEPTPCTSDKDQSEKETSELKPEVMETAEEEQTPDKTEPEMSPEAQATVSGKKKKKKGLKAKLQTDEIVAELQVNGEEEIIPASSEESAEKQATTTPETDATAPAKKKKKKVLKAKKNVKEVEGESQVHSVSTEADSPSILCEDSEEACPTVQLVAPTDSTNPCSKKGKKKNLKANEVLKVEAEAQLEVEGKHTSAGEETSQDAAAVPLKKKTKKKGKQGDATLDESTVTPLNKKRKKNKKESEAEEEGAAVEAPQSVDAEITMTTPAKKKKKKLAAAQLEVKDQTQSQVVGSVDAELSLGEAEAVSSSGKPAKKKKRKIPVTFEYEVDELEAAAQEATSINGLAEEETGVKAKPGSAKKSQKKTKASPASASDFMTFQSNATVPTPLFCKTKKSPKTPLSSKKKNQTPKSESKKVTFGLKNNKTAEFRKTDRSLLVSPDGSSRVPFDPEQKPKFGVLKSPPTPVSARKTPKANKKILRKSTPKRRPTAADFF